TGCCAGAAAATGCAGTAGCAATTACCTTTGATGATGGATATGAAAACATTTTCCTAAATGCTCATCCAATCTTAAAGCGCTACGGCTTCACCTATACTGTGTTTATAAATCCACCATTGATAGATACGCAAAACTACCAACTAAGTTGGCAGCAAGTTGCCCAGATGCAGCAGCAGGGAGCAAGCTTTGCGAATCATACCAGTCACCACAATCATTTGCTCCAAGGCAGTCAGACGCAAGGCTGGTTGGCTCGCAGCTTAGAGGATATCGAGTCAGCGGAACACCTATTACAACAAAAAACGGGCGAGAGTCTAAAGTACTTGGCTTACCCTTTTGGTGAATATAATCAGCAATTGGCTGATAAAATTGCCTCTCTTGGCTACACCGGCTTTGGACAGCATTCAGGCGCAGTGTCGCAGCACAGTGATTATAGCGCCTTGCCACGAATACCTGCGGCAGGCATATACTCCAATTTAGAAACTCTCAAGGCCAAGCTAAACAGTTTGGATATGCCGGTCATCGAATTGGCTATACAGGATCCGCAGCTTGATTACGACAAGCGCCAACCGGTCCAAAAGGTAACGGTTAACACCAATGATTTGCGGGCCACCCAGCTAGCTTGTTATTTTAAAGGTGAAGCACTCCCCATAAGCTGGCAGCAGAATACCTTCACATTGCAACTACCTAAGCAGCTGTCTGTAGGCCGCTCCCGAATAAATTGTACAGCGCCAAGCATAACTCAACGGGGCCGTTATTATTGGTTTTCCCAACCCTGGTTTGTACCCACTGAAAAAGGTGATTGGCTAAACTAATTGCATAGCCTAACCTGATATTTTTCGAGATACTATGATGATTTTACAACAAGAAAGTCCCCTATCAAGTGATGTGATTGAACTGCTAAAAGCCCATCACCGTGAGATGTTTGATCACTCTCCCCGCGGCAGTGTACACGCGCTAGATGAAAGCCAATTTAACTCACCACATATGACATTTTGGAGTGTTAGAGTAAATCAACAGTTGGCAGGTTGTGGTGCACTAAAGACAATAGACGAGAAGCACGGCGAAATAAAAGCAATGCGCACTGCTAAAGGTTTTGAGCGCCAAGGCGTAGCAACAACACTACTAGAAAACATCATCACCCAAGCACAGATTCGCGGCTGCACCCGCGTCAGTCTTGAGACCGGCAGCATGGCATTCTTTGCCCCTGCTAGACAACTATATCTGCGACGCGGATTTAAACCCTGCCCGCCATTTGCAGGCTACTTTGATGATCCCAACAGTATCTGCATGACACTTACGCTCGACTAGCTATTAAAAGTGCCCTAATCCTCGCACCGCAACCAACATCAACATACCGAGTTAACATGGCTGTCCATGTAAGGACGCATGTAAGGACGTTTAACGATTCTTGCACCCAAGCCAATGGAAAGCCGATTGCTGTGCTACAAACTATGGTTTTCAGGGATGAAAACGCTAAGCGTACAGGGATGTATTTACCGCGTGTTTGTAATGCAGTAACGGACTTGGAATGACAGTAATTAACATGGCTGTCCATGTAAGGACGTTTGGAATGGTGTTCATTAAGATGGGTGTCTTGTTAACGTTTACAAATGGAAAGACGATTGCTGTACTACAAACTATGGCTTTCAGGGATGAAAACGCTAAGCGTACAGGGATGTATTTACCGCGTGTTTGTAGTGCAGTAACGGGCTTGGAATGAACCGATTACGATGGATGTCCATGTAACGGTGCTTGTAACGGTGCTTACGTTTATTAAGATGGGTGTCTTGTTAACGTTATTAAGATGGGTGATGAGATGGACGCTCCCCAATACGGCGTCAATGCGCCAAAATAGTAGTTCTTAAACAAGACTATTTACATAGGGAACGTCCAATATGAAGCTTAAAACAATTACCATCGATTTGGCAAAGACTGTATTTCAAGTGTGCGGAGTAAATGAACATATTAAACCGCAATTTAATAAGAAATTAAAACGGACTGAGCTACTTGATTTTATGCGCCAACAACCACCTACGTTGGTGGTGATGGAAGCCTGTTATTCATCGCATTACTGGGGGCGTGAAATTGCTAAATTAGGTCATGATACCAAGCTTATACCAGCCCAACATGTCACGCCTTTTGTGCGAGGCAACAAGAATGACCATAACGATGCTTTTGCCATAGCAGAAGCCAGCCAGCGCTCACATATCCGCTTTGTCCCCGTAAAATCTGAGCAACAGCAAGAAATTAATTGCTTGCATCGAATTCGAGAGCGCTTAATTAGAAACAAAACGGCCCTGAGTAACCAGATACGCGGGTTGTTAAGTGAATTTGGGGTAATATTTCCTTGTGGCCACGTGGCCTTGTGTGCAGGATTAGCCCAAGTAATTGATAGCGAACAACGCAGTAACCAGTTGAGAACCATGATGCGCGCGTTAAAGGCAGAATATGAAGACACACGCTCTCGCATCAAGGCCATTGAGCAGCAATTGCATCACTTTGTTAATAACAGTGAAAGTGGCAAAATATTGCTCAGCATCCCAGGGATTGGTTTCATTAATGCCTCAGCGTTTTTAGCCGCCATTGATAAAGGCCAGGCGTTTAATAATCCCAAAGAATTTGCCGTGTGGTTAGGGCTGACGCCTAAACAACACGCCTCAGGCAATATCAGTAAGATGGGCGGCATTACCAAACGCGGAGACCGTTATTTACGTAAACAACTGGTACATGGTGCGCGGTCTGTCGTGAGTCGTGCCGCGCAAAGAACTGATCCGTTATCACTGTGGGCCACTAAACTTCGCGTTACCAAGCCGTTTAATAAAGTGGCAGTCGCCGTCGCCCATCGTTTAGCACGTTTAATCTGGATATTGCTCACACGTCAGGAGCACTATCGCGTTACGTCCTCACAAGTGAGCGCATAACATGAATCACTTTACGTTATCCCTGTCGAGCTCAATTCCGTGTAGGACAAAGGCACCAAGCCTGTGTGGGTGTTGTGGAAGGCAAGACACGGGATAACACTTACTTTACCTACCCCGCTTAGTCATAAAATGATGAAGAAAACGGTCTACCTACCTCATCAAAGCCAGACTTAGACACGGATAACAATCCGACTGGGTGTTTTTAGGCGATAAGGTTCGGAGTTCATCAGAGGCCAGCGTTGATTAAACCAACGCTAATAAAGAGCCTGAATATATGTCAGAACTAAGCCATTTTAGACTGCCTTCAAGACAACAGACTAGCGGTAATAGAATAGTAAAAACGTAATTCGTGCAGAAAATCAGCACGAAGGGGCAATTAGTACGTTGACATCAGGGGAGCGTCCATATATGTCTTGTTAACATTTACAAATGGAAAGACGATTGCTGTACTACAAACTATGGTTTTCAGGGATGAAAACGCTAAGCGTACAGGGACGTATTTACCGCGTGTTTGTAGTGCAGTAACGGGCTTGGAATGACTGTAATTAACATGGCTGTCCATGTAAGGACGCTGAAAATCAGTACGAAGCGATTGGTAATACGTTGACATACCGAGAGCGTCCATATATGTCTTGTTAACGTTTTAAGATGGGTGTCTCGTTAACGTTTTTTAAAATGGGTGTCTCGTTAACGTTTTGGTAACGTTGGTAACGTCCGCGGAACTTTTGTCAATTTAGTTCTAGCCGCATGTGAACGTGTGGCTGCAAGCCAAGTTCAATGGCATCCGCTTCAGGTTGGACCAATTTGACCCGCTCAAAACCAAATTTTTGGTATAATCTTAATGCGGCTAAATTCCCATCCACTACCTGCAAACTTAACGCGCGTTTACCTGACTCAATAGCATGTTGCTTAAACCACTCTAAAAGGGTTGTTGCCAAACCCTCACGGCGATGTTGAACCGCCACAGCAATATGACCAACTCCCAATTCATCCGATTGAGGAGGCATAATCAATCGAGCTAATTTTGTATTGTTGTTAAGGATCACAGCAGTCTCCAGTACACCAAAGTAATCAATAAGACTGCGCAAGGTAGACTGCTTGAAGGTATCAGATACTGAAGATGTCCAGCAACTGCCACATGCTATTACTTTTGCATCATGCTTAATGATATATTGATTTGAATAGCCGAATTGGCCTTCAGGCTGACCGAGCGAAATAAATAGATAGTCCAACACCTTTTGGCGAGAAGTCGCGTGATCTAAATTGGCAGGATTAAAGACTTTTTCAAAAGTTTCTTGTCCAGAAGCGAAAATAAGCCGACTTAACTCTTTTGCGTCCTCTGGACTAGATGTTATTACATTGTGCTTGGGCAAGTCTTGCTCATTGCCTAACGACTATAGGCATATCTGCCAGAATCTGCTCACTGTCACTAACTGCCAATTTACCCGGCTCTAAATGGGGTTTAAAACGTCCTACCACTTGAACCTGGGGATTGATCACCGTGACCGAAGCGCTGTGGTCGACTAAATAGTTAGGATCGTCCATGTTATCACTCATGGCGTACATCATGCCTAAGGCTCGTACTAGCGGAAACAGCTGCTTGTGTTCCCCTGATGTGGCCAAAAATTCTGGATTAAAGAAATCTACGTATTCATTTAAGCGTTCAGCTGTATCTCGGCGAGGATCTACCGACAGAAACCAAACTTGAATCGGGTGCTCAGTTTCTATTTGCTGTAACTGAGGGTAGATACTTTTTAGTTCAGCCATGGTAGTTGGGCAGATATCGGGGCAGAACGTATATCCCACAAACACCAAGGTCCATTTATCGGCCAAGTTCTGATTTGTAAATGTAGAACCTTGTTTATCGTACAATTCAAATTCAGGTAAAGCTCGTGCAGCAGGGTATTGCTGCATAAATTTAACCTTGTCAGTTGCCGGCGGTGCGATATTCACAGCAAAATATAAACCAGCTGCCAGCGCGACCACAGCGACTATCGCTAAAAGAGTGTTTTGCTTCATAATGAAAATTTAAAATAATGATCAACCAATAAGGCCACAAACAATATCATCAGATGGAATATAGAAAAACCAAATGTTTTCATCGGAGTCGTTTCATCACCGGCGAATTTTAGCTTCCACGCATAATACATAAAGCCGGCATTTAGTATTAAAGAGC
Above is a window of Aliiglaciecola sp. LCG003 DNA encoding:
- a CDS encoding polysaccharide deacetylase family protein, which codes for MYYFIFSLVGALLFIPALKAEPQESHGVILMYHHVSEDTPPSTTISPKMFEQHMAYLQQHHTVVALSSLVNSIRNKQPLPENAVAITFDDGYENIFLNAHPILKRYGFTYTVFINPPLIDTQNYQLSWQQVAQMQQQGASFANHTSHHNHLLQGSQTQGWLARSLEDIESAEHLLQQKTGESLKYLAYPFGEYNQQLADKIASLGYTGFGQHSGAVSQHSDYSALPRIPAAGIYSNLETLKAKLNSLDMPVIELAIQDPQLDYDKRQPVQKVTVNTNDLRATQLACYFKGEALPISWQQNTFTLQLPKQLSVGRSRINCTAPSITQRGRYYWFSQPWFVPTEKGDWLN
- a CDS encoding GNAT family N-acetyltransferase; the encoded protein is MMILQQESPLSSDVIELLKAHHREMFDHSPRGSVHALDESQFNSPHMTFWSVRVNQQLAGCGALKTIDEKHGEIKAMRTAKGFERQGVATTLLENIITQAQIRGCTRVSLETGSMAFFAPARQLYLRRGFKPCPPFAGYFDDPNSICMTLTLD
- a CDS encoding IS110 family transposase gives rise to the protein MKLKTITIDLAKTVFQVCGVNEHIKPQFNKKLKRTELLDFMRQQPPTLVVMEACYSSHYWGREIAKLGHDTKLIPAQHVTPFVRGNKNDHNDAFAIAEASQRSHIRFVPVKSEQQQEINCLHRIRERLIRNKTALSNQIRGLLSEFGVIFPCGHVALCAGLAQVIDSEQRSNQLRTMMRALKAEYEDTRSRIKAIEQQLHHFVNNSESGKILLSIPGIGFINASAFLAAIDKGQAFNNPKEFAVWLGLTPKQHASGNISKMGGITKRGDRYLRKQLVHGARSVVSRAAQRTDPLSLWATKLRVTKPFNKVAVAVAHRLARLIWILLTRQEHYRVTSSQVSA
- a CDS encoding GNAT family N-acetyltransferase, with the protein product MPKHNVITSSPEDAKELSRLIFASGQETFEKVFNPANLDHATSRQKVLDYLFISLGQPEGQFGYSNQYIIKHDAKVIACGSCWTSSVSDTFKQSTLRSLIDYFGVLETAVILNNNTKLARLIMPPQSDELGVGHIAVAVQHRREGLATTLLEWFKQHAIESGKRALSLQVVDGNLAALRLYQKFGFERVKLVQPEADAIELGLQPHVHMRLELN
- a CDS encoding SCO family protein, producing the protein MKQNTLLAIVAVVALAAGLYFAVNIAPPATDKVKFMQQYPAARALPEFELYDKQGSTFTNQNLADKWTLVFVGYTFCPDICPTTMAELKSIYPQLQQIETEHPIQVWFLSVDPRRDTAERLNEYVDFFNPEFLATSGEHKQLFPLVRALGMMYAMSDNMDDPNYLVDHSASVTVINPQVQVVGRFKPHLEPGKLAVSDSEQILADMPIVVRQ